A region of Homo sapiens chromosome X, GRCh38.p14 Primary Assembly DNA encodes the following proteins:
- the ATP6AP1 gene encoding V-type proton ATPase subunit S1 precursor, whose protein sequence is MMAAMATARVRMGPRCAQALWRMPWLPVFLSLAAAAAAAAAEQQVPLVLWSSDRDLWAPAADTHEGHITSDLQLSTYLDPALELGPRNVLLFLQDKLSIEDFTAYGGVFGNKQDSAFSNLENALDLAPSSLVLPAVDWYAVSTLTTYLQEKLGASPLHVDLATLRELKLNASLPALLLIRLPYTASSGLMAPREVLTGNDEVIGQVLSTLKSEDVPYTAALTAVRPSRVARDVAVVAGGLGRQLLQKQPVSPVIHPPVSYNDTAPRILFWAQNFSVAYKDQWEDLTPLTFGVQELNLTGSFWNDSFARLSLTYERLFGTTVTFKFILANRLYPVSARHWFTMERLEVHSNGSVAYFNASQVTGPSIYSFHCEYVSSLSKKGSLLVARTQPSPWQMMLQDFQIQAFNVMGEQFSYASDCASFFSPGIWMGLLTSLFMLFIFTYGLHMILSLKTMDRFDDHKGPTISLTQIV, encoded by the exons ATGATGGCGGCCATGGCGACGGCTCGAGTGCGGATGGGGCCGCGGTGCGCCCAGGCGCTCTGGCGCATGCCGTGGCTGCCGGTGTTTTTGTCgttggcggcggcggcggcggcggcagcggcggagCAGCAGGTCCCGCTGGTGCTGTGGTCGAGTGACCG GGACTTGTGGGCTCCTGCGGCCGACACTCATGAAGGCCACATCACCAGCGACTTGCAGCTCTCTACCTACTTAGATCCCGCCCTGGAGCTGGGTCCCAGGAATGTGCTGCTGTTCCTGCAGGACAAG CTGAGCATTGAGGATTTCACAGCATATGGCGGTGTGTTTGGAAACAAGCAGGACAGCGCCTTTTCTAACCTAGAG AATGCCCTGGACCTGGCCCCCTCCTCACTGGTGCTTCCTGCCGTCGACTGGTATGCAGTCAGCACTCTGACCACTTACCTGCAGGAGAAGCTCGGGGCCAGCCCCTTGCATGTGGACCTGGCCACCCTGCGGGAGCTGAAGCTCAATGCCAGCCTCCCTGCTCTGCTGCTCATTCGCCTGCCCTACACAGCCAG CTCTGGTCTGATGGCACCCAGGGAAGTCCTCACAGGCAACG ATGAGGTCATCGGGCAGGTCCTGAGCACACTCAAGTCCGAAGATGTCCCATACACAGCGGCCCTCACAGCGGTCCGCCCTTCCAGG GTGGCCCGTGATGTAGCCGTGGTGGCCGGAGGGCTAGGTCGCCAGCTGCTACAAAAACAGCCAGTATCACCTGTGATCCATCCTCCTGTGAGTTACAATGACACCGCTCCCCGGATCCTGTTCTGGGCCCAAAACTTCTCTGTGGCGTACAAGGACCAGTGGGAGGACCTGACTCCCCTCACCTTTGGGGTGCAGGAACTCAACCTGACTGGCTCCTTCTGGAATGACTCCTTTGCCAG GCTCTCACTGACCTATGAACGACTCTTTGGTACCACAGTGACATTCAA GTTCATTCTGGCCAACCGCCTCTACCCAGTGTCTGCCCGGCACTGGTTTACCATGGAGCGCCTCGAAGTCCACAGCAATGGCTCCGTCGCCTACTTCAATGCTTCCCAGGTCACAGGGCCCAGCATCTACTCCTTCCACTGCGAGTATGTCAGCAGCCTGAGCAAGAAGGGTAGTCTCCTCGTGGCCCGCACGCAGCCCTCTCCCTGGCAGATGATGCTTCAGGACTTCCAG ATCCAGGCTTTCAACGTAATGGGGGAGCAGTTCTCCTACGCCAGCGACTGTGCCAGCTTCTTCTCCCCCGGCATCTGGATGGGGCTGCTCACCTCCCTGTTCATGCTCTTCATCTTCACCTATGGCCTGCACATGATCCTCAGCCTCAAGACCATGGATCGCTTTGATGACCACAAGGGCCCCACTATTTCTTTGACCCAGATTGTGTGA